In Silene latifolia isolate original U9 population chromosome X, ASM4854445v1, whole genome shotgun sequence, the following proteins share a genomic window:
- the LOC141619489 gene encoding uncharacterized protein LOC141619489, translated as MLKHDNGEPRVFTPRDLSFMDALTLSIQKARTESRKLLTPEGHTDHGLVCGDFNSITETNDRISGAEVSWAELALMRKMIDEYQLQEMKCSGSYYTWNNKHEDITKVYSRIDRVLINEQWFQSFPEAVANFLPEGLYDHCPCLINIVEELLEYGGQGTPMYRVVVKLKKLKSEFKKLNRGQFSDIENLTHVTELTLHPFQQQLSKDLLNATICRAEKECASDLSKLIKARNSYLAQKAKEGWIKDGDENTSFFHSSIKKRRMINRVYQVHDMEGQLCSKPEDILAAFEREMLHRPLSDEEIKSAMFSIPGDKAPGPDGFSSHIFKDSWHIVGMDVCHAMRNAFQSGKVLKELNTTILTLIPKTELPDSVLQFRPIACCNTVYKCLTKVLCTRMSSILPDIINPSQGAFVRNRDIVGNIRICQDLIKLYKRKVCSPRVMKKIDLQKAYDSIEWSFLQEMLSALNFLASSIGLIMQCVSPPTYSLALNGDVFGFFKGQRGLRGDLHSVRLLLRAFETFSMSSGLKMNNGKSNFYSNGVSEAIIKGIEEASGMRRGGIPFSSTGKYVWWVELKTDHLWVKWVHSVHLKNVTLRDYEPSINTSWAWRRICDVKNQLHSWLFDANWRAELPEYTVKLGYSWLVDEGSDVVWFRWVNNRIMLPKHKFFIWLVAQNRLLTQDRLMRMHIIQHNRCFVCKDAEEELNHLFLSCSFSRQCLRLLEDWLQMCLPIQEVTAWWLTVRARSLLLKQILAAVLAQLMYLIWHARNHCRMESVIPLSLFFL; from the exons ATGTTAAAACATGATAATGGGGAACCTAGGGTGTTCACTCCTAGGGATTTAAGCTTTATGGATGCATTAACTCTGTCTATTCAGAAAGCAAGAACTGAGAGTAGAAAATTGTTAACTCCTGAAGGTCACACTGATCATGG GTTGGTTTGTGGAGACTTTAATAGCATTACTGAAACTAATGATAGAATTAGTGGAGCTGAGGTGTCTTGGGCTGAGTTGGCTCTTATGAGAAAAATGATTGATGAGTACCAGTTACAAGAAATGAAATGTTCAGGTTCTTATTATACCTGGAACAACAAGCATGAGGATATAACTAAGGTGTATAGTCGGATAGATAGGGTGTTGATAAATGAGCAGTGGTTTCAGTCCTTCCCTGAGGCTGTAGCTAATTTCCTCCCTGAAGGATTATATGACCATTGCCCTTGTCTTATTAACATTGTTGAGGAACTT TTGGAATACGGAGGTCAGGGTACTCCTATGTATAGAGTTGTTGTGAAACTGAAGAAATTGAAATCTGAATTCAAAAAATTGAATAGAGGTCAATTCAGTGATATTGAAAATCTCACCCATGTCACTGAGTTAACTCTTCATCCTTTTCAACAACAGCTTTCTAAGGATCTTTTGAATGCTACAATTTGCAGAGCTGAGAAAGAATGTGCTTCTGACTTGAGTAAGTTGATCAAAGCCAGAAATAGTTATTTAGCTCAAAAAGCCAAAGAAGGATGGATCAAAGATGGGGATGAGAATACATCCTTCTTTCACTCTAGCATTAAGAAAAGGAGAATGATAAATAGGGTATATCAGGTTCATGATATGGAGGGTCAGCTTTGTTCTAAACCTGAGGATATACTGGCTGCTTTTGAGAG AGAGATGTTACACAGACCTCTTTCTGATGAGGAAATTAAGAGTGCCATGTTTTCCATTCCTGGAGACAAGgcccctggacctgatgggtttaGCAGCCATATCTTCAAGGATTCATGGCATATTGTGGGGATGGATGTGTGTCATGCTATGAGGAATGCTTTTCAATCTGGGAAGGTTCTGAAAGAATTGAACACCACCATTCTCACGCTCATCCCAAAAACTGAGTTACCTGACAGTGTTTTACAATTCAGGCCCATTGCCTGTTGCAACACAGTGTATAAGTGTTTGACTAAGGTACTTTGCACAAGGATGAGTTCTATTTTGCCTGATATCATTAACCCTTCTCAGGGAGCTTTTGTTCGAAATAGAGATATAGTGGGCAATATTCGCATATGTCAAGATCTTATAAAGTTGTATAAGAGGAAAGTGTGTTCTCCTAGAGTTATGAAGAAGATAGATCTGCAGAAAGCCTATGACTCCATTGAGTGGAGCTTCCTACAGGAAATGTTAAGTGCACTCAATTTTCTTGCAAGTAGTATTGGTCTCATAATGCAGTGTGTGTCTCCTCCCACCTACTCCTTGGCTCTGAATGGagatgtttttggatttttcaaaggcCAAAGAGGGTTAAG AGGTGACTTGCACTCTGTTAGGCTTTTGCTAAGGGCTTTTGAGACCTTCTCAATGTCCTCTGGTCTCAAAATGAATAATGGCAAATCAAATTTTTATAGCAATGGGGTGAGTGAGGCAATCATAAAAGGCATTGAGGAGGCTTCTGGAATGAGAAGAGGGGGGATTCCCTTCAG CTCTACGGGTAAGTATGTTTGGTGGGTTGAGTTAAAAACTGATCATCTCTGGGTGAAGTGGGTGCATTCTGTTCATTTAAAGAATGTAACCTTGAGAGATTATGAACCTTCCATTAACACAAGTTGGGCTTGGAGACGAATTTGTGATGTGAAAAACCAACTGCATTCTTGGCTTTTTGATGCAAATTGGAGAGCAGAGCTGCCTGAGTATACTGTTAAATTGGGGTATAGTTGGCTGGTTGATGAAGGGTCTGATGTTGTTTGGTTCCGTTGGGTAAATAACAGGATTATGTTGCCTAAGCATAAGTTTTTCATTTGGTTGGTAGCTCAGAATCGTTTGCTTACACAGGATAGATTGATGAGAATGCATATTATACAGCATAACAGATGCTTCGTGTGTAAGGATGCTGAGGAGGAGCTCAATCACTTATTTCTCAGCTGCTCATTTAGTAGGCAATGTCTGAGGCTACTGGAAGATTGGCTTCAGATGTGCTTACCTATTCAAGAAGTAACTGCATGGTGGTTAACTGTTAGAGCTAGATCCCTTCTACTGAAACAGATTCTTGCTGCTGTACTTGCTCAGTTGATGTACTTGATATGGCATGCTAGAAATCATTGTAGAATGGAGTCTGTAATCCCTCTCTCCCTGTTCTTCTTATAA